The Microbacterium schleiferi genome contains the following window.
GGGTCGTCGGGGTCGCCGTTGACGGGGTACTGAACGAAGACGATGTCTGAGAACGGCACGTCCTTGATCGCGAGCGCGATCTGCACAAGCGTCAACGGGTTCGTGAGACTCGAGCTCTTCGTAATGTTGTCGATCGCGACGGTTGCGAGGCGATAGAGAGTGGAAGGGTCCGAGAGCACGTTCTCGCTCACGAGCTTCTTCGCAAGGCTCGACATGTACTGCTGCTGGTTGCTGATCCGGCCCAGGTCCGAGCCGTCACCGACGCCCTTGCGGGTACGGAGGAACGCGAGCGCCTGCGTGCCCGACACGGTGGAGATGCCGTCGGGCAGAAAGAGGCCGGCGAGAGGGTCGCTGATGCCGCCTTGGACACACACGTCCACACCGCCGATGGCATCCGTGATGTTGATGACGCCACCCCACGTGACCTTGGCTGCGAAGGGGATGCTCTGACCGCTCAACTGCGAAATGGTCTTGACGACGCACGACAGGCCGCCGCCGTCCGCGCCACCGCCCGCATAGAACGCGGAGTTCAGGGGCTGCTTACTCATCGCGGATGACGTCGACCCGTCACCCCGGTCGCACGAGGGAATCGGGATCATGAGGTCGCGAGGGAACGAGATGACTGTCACCCGGCGCGGAGCATCCGAGATGTGCACAAGCATGTTGACGTCGTTGAGCTCGCCCTCGGAGTCGGCGCCTGAGCAGCGGTCACCGAAGATGGCTGCGAACTCCGGCTCGCAGGCATCCGTGCCCGCGACGAAGAGATTGACGCCACCCTCGATCGCCCCGATGTCGGGTGGAACGACGACCTGCTCTTCGAGTTCGACCGTGTTCTCGGTCGCGTAGCTGGAGGCGAGGTCGTACACGGTGTACGCGGCAACACCGGTTCCCGAGACGAGGACGACGGCGACCGCGATGCCGAGCGCCTTCATGAAGACCGA
Protein-coding sequences here:
- a CDS encoding LCP family protein, which gives rise to MSKTAPQRGRRTVARHGALRSPHPFSVFMKALGIAVAVVLVSGTGVAAYTVYDLASSYATENTVELEEQVVVPPDIGAIEGGVNLFVAGTDACEPEFAAIFGDRCSGADSEGELNDVNMLVHISDAPRRVTVISFPRDLMIPIPSCDRGDGSTSSAMSKQPLNSAFYAGGGADGGGLSCVVKTISQLSGQSIPFAAKVTWGGVINITDAIGGVDVCVQGGISDPLAGLFLPDGISTVSGTQALAFLRTRKGVGDGSDLGRISNQQQYMSSLAKKLVSENVLSDPSTLYRLATVAIDNITKSSSLTNPLTLVQIALAIKDVPFSDIVFVQYPVNGDPDDPNKVVPNYAAADQLWAALEANAPIELTGKAGANGSVVDVTPTEEPAPEPTTDPNATAAPTEAPAQDAAVLPNSISGSTAAQTTCSVGNLG